Within Candidatus Korarchaeota archaeon NZ13-K, the genomic segment CACCCGATTGAACGAGATCTCCCCTCACCACCTCAGGAACCCAGTGCCACCTCCTGTCCCTAGGTAGTGTTGGGGATTTTATGCCCCTGGTTATGAAAGGTCCGCCTGCCCTCTCAGCTATAACCTCGAGAGGTCTCCCGAGCCCGTCCAAAACCTGCCCTAGGAGTCCAGGTCCCAGCTCAGCTGACAGAGGCTCCCCCGTCCTCTCCACGGGCTCACCGGCCTTCAAGCCCCCCGTGGGTTCGTAAACTTGTATGATAGCTCTGTCACCCTCTATCC encodes:
- a CDS encoding V-type ATP synthase subunit A, which produces MLEQAYVGRGVIVHIKGPVVIAEGMRGSKIREVVYIGEERLIGEIVRIEGDRAIIQVYEPTGGLKAGEPVERTGEPLSAELGPGLLGQVLDGLGRPLEVIAERAGGPFITRGIKSPTLPRDRRWHWVPEVVRGDLVQSG